GCGCATGTCCGATTGACACAGGGAGAGCGCATGTCCGATTGACACAGGGAGAGCGCATGTCCGATTGACACAGAGAGCGGGCATGTCCGATTGACACAGAGAGCGGGCATGTCCGATTGACACAGAGAGCGGGCATGTCcgattgacacagagagcgcgcatgttcgattgacacagagagcgcgCATGTCAGATAGACACCGAGAGCGCATGTTCGATTGACACCGAGAGCGCGAGTGTTTGATTGGTGCATTTGATCGGTGCACCCCTACTAAAAACTAAATGGTATTACAGTAATTTAatctaaaacaataaaacaaaataatgccatttcttttgattttagggtgCAATAATagatcaaacacacacatgttgaaACTCAATCATCCTTCTGTCCAATCAGGTGCTCTGCTGCACGAGCTGACCAATGACGGCGCTCGGCATCAGTTTGAGGTGtttctggaggagttgttggttCCAGCGATGGTGGCGAGTGctcaggagggagagagagagtgtcacaTTGTTGTTCTTACAGATGATGATACTGTGGACTGGGATCGTGATAATCCACCACCAATGGGTGAAGAACATTCACAAAGTGAGCACTGTACACACTTATTCACACAAAGTCCTCAGAGTACACGCCACGTTTGATATGATGCAAATGAAAATAAGGGTGAGCAGGCCATTTTTGGAGATCGGCAGGTCGCATCTCAAATGCATCACGGATTTGGTGTGATCTCAAACTAGTTTCATCCATTTTTAATTCTTGTATAATTATTTAACATGCCGTTTTCATGGGAAAATTTACTCTAGGGTAACATGagtcattaaaggaatgttctgggttcaatagaaaTTAAAGGTGAAACATGCACTTGATGTTATATATTTTCTGTGTTCAGTCCTGTACAGCACCAAACTCTACCGGTTTTTCAAATACATTGAGAACAGAGACGTAGCGAAAGCTCTGCTGAAGGAGAGGGGCCTGAAGAACATACGCATCGGCATTGAgggtaaacaaacacacaatcaaacactgTTTACACATGAGAAAGCAGCATGAAACCCTCTTCATGTGTGTCTCAGGTTACCCCACCTGTAAGGAGAAAATGAAGCGGCGTCCAGGCGGAAGGTCAGAGGTCATCTACAGTTATGTGCAGCGTCCGTTTATCCAACTGTCCTGGGAGAAGGAGGAAGGGAAGAGTCGACACGTGGACTTCCAGTGCGTCCGCAGTCGCAGCGTCCCCAACCTCATCACTGCCATGGGGGAGGTGCCTGCACGAGCTGGGGCCACGCCCACGCCACAAGTCGATGAGCTGGATCGGCTGAACGGCCCCGCCCCTCCCGGCCTTGACCAATGAGCCTCTTGAGCAGTGACTAACGGATTAAACTGGTCATTCTCAAATGATCTAGAGTCAGTTTAATATAGCACTGGACTGAACTGTGATAATATGTAAAGTCCAAAGTATACTTGGGTAAGATGCCGGCGCTAGGCATCTACGTACAGGAAACGTGGTGCAAATATCTGTCATTAGTAGAGTGCTCGATCACTGAACACATGCGGCACTCTGAACTATTTAgctgaattatttgcactaataaaAGGTAAATATTACACTAAATATGGTAAAAGAAATCTGAAAGCACTGTAAATCCCAGCATCAACCATCACCCCAAAATTAGCCCCAAATtatgaatttgtttttttctcccaatgtgtaacgcccaattcccaatgcgctctaagtcctcatggtggcatagtgactcaatcacTAAAATCACTCTCttcggagaccgtcaatccgcgcatctgatcacgtgactcgttgtgcatgacactcacagcatgtggaggctcatgctactctccacgatccacacacaactcaccacacgccccattgagagaaccactaatcaccaccacgaggaggttaccccatgtgactataccctccctagcaaccgggccaatttggttacccatgtgactctaccctccctagcaaccggcccaatttggttacccatgtgactctgccctccctagcaaccgggccaatttggttaccccatgttactctaccctccctagcaaccgggccaatttggttaccccatgtgactctgccctccctagcaaccggcccaatttggttgctttggagacctgactggagtcactcagcacaccatgggattcaaactagcgaactagcgtaccccaggggtggtagccagcgtcttttaccactgagctatccaggccccccaaAAAGTAATTACAAACTGAACACACAAGGGGGCAGAGGTGCAAGGGGGTAAAGGGGTAGTTTGTGAAACGCTAACCCCTCGTCACTTTGCGCTTCCGTCAAGCGTTGTAACGTGACGCTCAAAACTTCAAACGGTTTAACGtttatcatttcaaagcaccgcTGAAATCAAAACAACGTGTCCTTTGTGACGCTTTTCATGTTCCAATCAACGCGCCTTTTGATGCTGGTGTTGAGCGGGTCGTTGAACCGCTGGCACGCGCCATGTGGACGCAGACTGCCGATTCGGTGTTCACATTAACTATATTGCGGAGATGTTTTTCACCGAAGTGTCTTTGAGCTGtatgtggctttgaataaaacaaTATCTGCCAAATAAAACACGAGGAAGATCCGTCTGAAATGTGCTCAATCTTCtgaagcctacagcgccacctagTGTCAAATCAAGAACATTATGAACGCACAAGAGCAACTGTATAGCAGCTACTGCCTAATATTCATAAAGACACTTTTGAGCAGTTGAGTTCATTGAATGCTGAATCTCTTTCAACACTAGCGTTGTTTCTTTACCAGgaatttaacaattaaaaaagaGTATCAGAGTATAAAATCTTTATTTCATGTTCACAAACATTCAATGCAtctgtggactcgattgaaaaaCGAATACTGGagatatttaaacacacacacacacacacacacacacaagtcgaACTCCAACCTGTCGTCAAACATCCATCTTCCTAAACTACAGCTATAAATGTACCGTTATATTGAGAGTATTGAATGCTATTCCATCTCATGCAGCCAGTGGTATTATAAACGACTCTTTAAAGCACATACTGCAGTCTGGAGGCGCAGAATCGTCCATTTGTTATCATTACGTTTATGTGGTTTTGAGTTACAGCACTTGTACCATGTGACCCTCCGATCGTACCTTTGACAGTCAAATCAGTACCATTCAACATTCATATACAAATAAAGCTGCAAACCAATGAAACTTGAGAATAAGTGATATTAAAGCTCTGATAACCCACATGCAAACAATATATGGATAAACAATATGGCTGATCATACATCTGCTATGCATTTACAGGATTCCACCCGTCATTTGTCATCAAACTGAAATATGCGACTGACTTCACTGAAAGATGAGTTTCAGCGAGGGTTTCCACGGCAACATGACAAGTCatacaatatatatcattatGCAAATCCTAACACGACTAAGAGCACTTCAGCTACAGACCTGTATAAACACAGACGGACAGAACTGCGAACGTTTTCGGGGGGTGATCTATAAAATAAAACCCCATTGTGAAATGTAAagcacaaataacaaatacaaatcaATTAAAATCCAGCGGTGGAAAGTGCTATCGGAGCACAGTCTGATATAAAGATGTTTTCTTCGGTAGTGTCGAGACGTGAGCATGAACACTAAATCCTCACTGGAACGATTCTGTAATCCTGCAGTGGAACGCTCCATTAAATATCAAAAGCTCGGCCTAGAGAAGAAAAAGGGTGTTTATCTTTTGCCCGTCTTCATGTAGGATGGAATGGCTCCTCTGGCCGTCAGACCCTCGAAGCGTTTGTAGGTGTAGTTGATGAAGACCCAGTCCTTGTTCTTATACTCAGACACCGGATGACTGCTCACCACCGCTGGACCTCAACAGAGACATCACAACATCAACGCATTACAAATGCACAAGTGTGAAAGTGATAATCTACTTCCTGTGGGTGTGTCAATCCGATCCCTACTTCAGTAGTCggggcactgatcagggagtcgGATATTTCTAGACTCTTTCCCAAAAGTGTTTCAGCTCCCTAACTACAAGAGAGCGTCATTCCTCACCATGTTCCTTTATCGAAAACGAACGATAGTGTCATTTATACGAGGATGGTATGATTGTCTGCTTcctgtttgtctgcttcctgtttgtctgtttctttTGTGTCTGCTTCCTGTTTGACCATCTTAtctgtttgtctgcttcctgtttgtctgcttcctgtttGTCCATTTCTTTTGTGTCTGCTTcctgtttgtctgcttcctgtttgtctgtttctttTGTGTCTGCTTCCTGTTTGACTATcttatctgtttgtctgtttcctgtttgtctgcttcctgtttgtctgtttctttTGTGTCTGCTTCCTGTTTGACTATcttatctgtttgtctgtttcctgtttgtctgcttcctgtttGTCCGTTTCTTTTGTGTCTGCTTCCTGTTTGACTATcttatctgtttgtctgtttcctgtttgtctgcttcctgtttGTCCGTTTCTTTTGTGTCTGCTTCCTGTTTGACTATcttatctgtttgtctgtttcctgtttgtctgcttcctgtttGTCCATTTCTTTTGTGTCTGCTTcctgtttgtctgcttcctgtttGTCCATTTCTTTTGTGTCTGcttcctgtttgtctgtttcttttgtgtctgtttcctgtttgactatcttatctgtttgtctgtttcctgtttgtctgCTTGCTGTTTGTCCATTTCTTTTGTGTCTGcttcctgtttgtctgtttccttTATGACTATCCTATCTGTGTGTCTGCTTcctgtttgtttctttcttttgtgtctgcttcctgtttgtctgtttcttttgtgtctgcttcctgtttgtctgtttccttTTTGTTTCCTGTTTGACTGTCTTATCTGTGTGTCTGcttcctgtttgtctgtttcttttgtgtctgtttcctgtttgactatcttatctgtttgtctgtttcctgtttgtcCATTTCTTTTGTGTCTGcttcctgtttgtctgtttcttttgtgtctgcttcctgtttgtctgtttccttTTTGTCCATTTCTTTTGTGTCTGCTTcctgtttgtctgcttcctgtttGTCCATTTCTTTTGTGTCTGcttcctgtttgtctgtttcttttgtgtctgcttcctgtttgtctgtttccttTTTGTTTCCTGTTTGACTGTCTTATCTGTGTGTCTGcttcctgtttgtctgtttcttttgtgtctgcttcctgtttgtctgtttcctttttgtctgcttcctgtttgtctgtttccttTTTGTTTCCTGTTTGACTGTCTTATCTGTGTGTCTGCTTCCTGTTTGTCCATTTCTTTTGTGTCTGcttcctgtttgtctgtttccttGTTATTTGTTTCCTGTTTGACTAtcctatctgtgtgtctgtttcctgtttgtctgtttcttttgtgtctgcttcctgtttgtctgtttcctttttgtttgtttcctgTTTGACTAtcctatctgtgtgtctgtttcctgtttgtctgtttctttTGTGTCTGCTCcctgtttgtctgtttccttTTTTTCTGCTTCCTGTTTGACTGTTTCCTTTTTGTTTCCTGTTTGACTGTCTTATCTGTGTGTCTGcttcctgtttgtctgtttcttttgtgtctgcttcctgtttgtctgtttcctttttgtctgcttcctgtttgtctgtttccttTTTGTTTCCTGTTTGACTGTCTTATCTGTGTGTCTGCTTCCTGTTTGTCCATTTCTTTTGTGTCTGcttcctgtttgtctgtttccttGTTATTTGTTTCCTGTTTGACTAtcctatctgtgtgtctgtttcctgtttgtctgtttcttttgtgtctgcttcctgtttgtctgtttcctttttgtttgtttcctgTTTGACTAtcctatctgtgtgtctgtttcctgtttgtctgtttctttTGTGTCTGCTCCCCTTTGTCCATTTATTGTGTATCTGTTTCTTTTGTGTCTGcttcctgtttgtctgtttccttTTTTTCTGCTTCCTGTTTGACTGTTTCCTTTTTGTTTCCTGTTTGACTGTCTTATCTGTGTGTCTGcttcctgtttgtctgtttcctttttttctgcttcctgtttgtctgtttccttTTTGTTTCCTGTTTGACTGTCTTATCTGTGTGTCTGcttcctgtttgtctgtttattttgtgtctgcttcctgtttgtctgtttcctgtttgactagattctgtgtgtctgtttcctTTTTGTTTCCTGTTTGACTATcttatctgtgtgtctgtttcctgtttgactatcttatctgtgtgtctgtttcctgtttgactatcttatctgtgtgtctgtttcctgTCTCTCTGATTCTTTTGTGTCTGCTCCCCTTTGTCCATTTCTTTTGTGACTGTTTCCTTGTTGTTtgtttcctgtttgtctgtttccttGTTAATTGTTTCCTGTTTGCCTATCctatctgtgtgtttgtttcctgTTTGCCTGTCTCTTACTTGTAGGCTGCAAGATGTCTGATTCTGGAAATTCGTCGAAGTTTGATGTGTCATCGATGCTTTTGATCTCAATCGGGATTGCAGCAGGTCTCTCTCTGTGAACGAGTGGTGAAGCATTGTGAGAAAAATAACTCTCCAAATAATAATAACGTAATAATGGAACAGATCATCTGTTAAACCTGATATGGTCGTAATCGACTCCTTCAAAGAAAGCGTTTCTCTTGATTTCTTCAACACCAGCTGCTCCGATCCGATGATCAGCTTCACAGCAGAATCTCAGGATCAGTTCTTTGGCTCGCTCTGAGATCGGGACCTCTGGAGGAAACACCAGCGTCTCTTTCCAGTTCATCACCTTCTTGTAGGTCTCCTGAGGCGTTTCTGAGCAGAACGGAGGATAACCTACCACAACACAACACTAATGTCAACCACCACAATGCTCTTTAGTAATGCTCTTCTACTATACTTCTATAGGACTGCCACCACAGGTAACatctcatttaaaatatatacaaatggaAAACAGTAATATTATCAGATGCTGATCGATTAAAGGCGATAGCAGATAGTATCAACATACTCAAAGTGACTCTCATTTGCATATATTTTGCTTCGTACCAATCAGCATCTCGTACATAATGACGCCCAGGCTCCACCAATCACAGAGTTTGTTGTAGCCGGTCTGCATGAAGACCTCCGGCGCAATGTAGTCCGGCGTTCCCACGGTGGAGAAggcctgaaagaggcggagcaacATAACACATCACTTCCTGTGTGCTTTAAACAACTAATGAATGATGCAGATTTAAACACCAACCAGCTGTCGACGATTTCTTTTCCATGTTTCTGCTTTCCTCTTAGAGTTCATGTGCTGAAACGCTGAGAGAAAAACACACGTCGCATTATAAAGACTACAGAGAGAGATCATtctgcaaagcaacaattctttcTGTGTTGACGAAACAGGAACATGACTCACTGAGGTCATTGGATTGGCTGTGATTCAGGTTCCGGTAGAACTCGGTCCGATGAGCTTTTTTGAGCCCCGTACACAAGCCAAAATCAGACAGTTTGACATgaccctgaaacacacacacagagttgtgATGAAACGCACCTCACAGCCAATCAGAGCGCTCGCTGAGAGGAAGCAGAGCAAAAGCAGAAGACAGCAGAGGAAGAGGGCGTCGGTCATTGAGTCACTTCCTTTTTCTTTGACATAATCACACCACACAAATGTGAGGGGAAATAAACAATCGAGTGTTTTAGTGCACACTTCAGTGTAATTTCATTCATTCCTGCTGCCATGATCGATAGCGTCTCATTTAGTGTTTTTCTGCTAGGCAGTCAATCAGAATTATGTTTAAGAgagatatttgtatatatttactaTTAT
This region of Xyrauchen texanus isolate HMW12.3.18 chromosome 48, RBS_HiC_50CHRs, whole genome shotgun sequence genomic DNA includes:
- the kctd20 gene encoding BTB/POZ domain-containing protein KCTD20; its protein translation is MTEEHSTGYGMTVGAEGGVSKSNDGKEVWPAQPRPPSHDRVTLVVDGTHFVVDPAVFTTYPDTVLGRMFGRARQHSFTRPNSKGEYEIAEGIGANIFRVILDYYRVGMLHCPEGVSVAELREACDYLCINFDYSTVRCRDLSALLHELTNDGARHQFEVFLEELLVPAMVASAQEGERECHIVVLTDDDTVDWDRDNPPPMGEEHSQILYSTKLYRFFKYIENRDVAKALLKERGLKNIRIGIEGYPTCKEKMKRRPGGRSEVIYSYVQRPFIQLSWEKEEGKSRHVDFQCVRSRSVPNLITAMGEVPARAGATPTPQVDELDRLNGPAPPGLDQ
- the stk38b gene encoding serine/threonine-protein kinase 38 isoform X2 — translated: MATRGHASSSLMSNHTKERVTMAKVTLENFYSNLITQHEEREMRQQKLEKVMDEEGIPDEEKCVRRSQHARKETEFLRLKRTRLGLEDFESLKVIGRGAFGEVRLVQKKDTGHVYAMKILRKADMLQKEQVGHIRAERDVLVQADSLWVVKMFYSFQDKMNLYLLMEFLPGGDMMTLLMKKDTLTEEETQFYVAETVLAIDFIHQLGFIHRDIKPDNVLLDSKGHVKLSDFGLCTGLKKAHRTEFYRNLNHSQSNDLTFQHMNSKRKAETWKRNRRQLAFSTVGTPDYIAPEVFMQTGYNKLCDWWSLGVIMYEMLIGYPPFCSETPQETYKKVMNWKETLVFPPEVPISERAKELILRFCCEADHRIGAAGVEEIKRNAFFEGVDYDHIRERPAAIPIEIKSIDDTSNFDEFPESDILQPTSPAVVSSHPVSEYKNKDWVFINYTYKRFEGLTARGAIPSYMKTGKR